From a region of the Gossypium raimondii isolate GPD5lz chromosome 10, ASM2569854v1, whole genome shotgun sequence genome:
- the LOC105778135 gene encoding uncharacterized protein LOC105778135, giving the protein MASLTPGVLLKLLQSMNSNVKVLGEYRSVLLQVISIVPALTGSELWPNQGFFIKVSDSSHSTYVSLSQEDNELILNNKLQLGQFFYVERVEPGTPVPILVGVRPVPGRNPFIGNPKDLMQMLVPSEGLMVADNEGNSNGSKAKESVEVREESPRKKIVIKEEKASVASRYMQGVLPSNPKASGPDSNHSVKNTDNENGGAGKKAKSKQQEPKGQARPASPSRSRLEVPVSKPEVVVAPNTKETTVPAKSTTVKRSSSKHENLNSNCSANNKEKNSLPETGSWNSLPASLLKPGKGMLRRRNLASLVAAEAQREASMAANLVKCLSMFSDLCSSASPENPQLTLTKFFTLQQLIDQPSVTSHKDKHHQLPNLPSVVDTEKSNKRKGLIHDKSMSTRSSVQLSGAEKLEWAKGDGAKERKELRETLLHETRTWFLKFLEVALDVGFRIGSQEKKGKTGTTRLTEQDNHIAVTLSQLKFANEWLGKVKNNLSSDNNGMMETVERLNQKVYACLLSHVDSAASALENRP; this is encoded by the exons ATGGCATCACTTACACCAGGAGTGTTATTAAAGCTTCTTCAGAGTATGAACTCTAATgtgaaagttttaggggaaTACCGATCCGTGCTACTGCAAGTGATCAGCATTGTGCCTGCTTTAACAGGATCAGAGTTGTGGCCTAACCAAGGTTTCTTCATTAAAGTATCTGATTCTTCACATTCAACATACGTTTCCCTGTCACAGGAGGACAATGAGTTGATCTTGAACAATAAGTTGCAGCTTGGTCAGTTTTTTTATGTGGAGAGAGTGGAACCTGGGACCCCAGTTCCTATCCTTGTTGGTGTCAGGCCAGTTCCTGGAAGGAACCCTTTCATAGGCAATCCAAAGGATCTGATGCAGATGTTGGTGCCATCCGAGGGTCTTATGGTGGCCGATAACGAAGGAAATAGTAACGGTTCGAAAGCGAAGGAGTCGGTGGAAGTGAGAGAGGAAAGCCCCAGAAAGAAAATAGTTATCAAAGAGGAAAAAGCAAGTGTTGCATCAAGATATATGCAAGGTGTTTTGCCATCAAATCCTAAAGCAAGCGGACCAGATTCAAATCACAGTGTCAAAAACACTGACAATGAAAATGGTGGTGCAGgtaaaaaagcaaaaagcaagCAACAAGAGCCTAAAGGTCAA GCTCGACCGGCAAGTCCTTCTCGCAGTAGGCTGGAGGTACCAGTTTCAAAGCCTGAGGTTGTTGTTGCACCTAACACCAAGGAAACTACGGTGCCTGCGAAAAGCACAACCGTAAAACGCTCTTCAAGTAAACACGAAAATTTGAACTCGAATTGTTCAgcaaacaacaaagaaaagaatagTTTGCCAGAAACAGGTTCATGGAACTCTCTGCCTGCGAGTCTCTTGAAGCCAGGAAAG GGAATGCTTAGAAGAAGAAATTTAGCTTCTTTGGTTGCAGCAGAAGCTCAAAGGGAGGCATCTATGGCAGCAAATCTTGTCAAATGTCTTAG CATGTTTTCTGATCTATGCTCCTCTGCCTCACCTGAGAACCCTCAACTCACACTCACCAAGTTCTTCACCCTCCAACAGCTAATTGACCAGCCAAGTGTTACATCACATAAAGATAAACACCATCAGTTACCTAATCTTCCATCTGTGGTAGACACAGAAAAGTCTAACAAGAGGAAAGGTCTAATCCATGACAAAAGTATGTCCACAAGGTCTTCAGTACAGTTGAGTGGAGCTGAGAAGCTAGAATGGGCCAAAGGAGATGGTGCCAAAGAGAGAAAAGAACTGAGGGAAACCTTGCTGCATGAAACAAGAACTTGGTTTTTGAAATTCTTAGAGGTGGCATTGGATGTTGGATTCCGGATCGGTTCTCAGGAGAAGAAAGGGAAAACCGGCACGACACGATTGACGGAACAGGACAACCATATTGCTGTCACATTGTCACAACTCAAATTTGCAAATGAATGGTTAGGTAaagtaaaaaacaatttaaGCTCAGATAACAATGGAATGATGGAAACTGTTGAACGGTTGAATCAAAAAGTTTATGCTTGTTTGCTTAGCCATGTCGACTCAGCAGCTTCAGCTCTAGAGAATCGACCTTGA